A window of the Bacillus andreraoultii genome harbors these coding sequences:
- a CDS encoding alpha/beta-type small acid-soluble spore protein yields MASNRSNSSNQLVVAGAQEALDQMKYEIAQEFGVNLGAETTSRANGSVGGEITKRLVSMAQQQLSGHNL; encoded by the coding sequence ATGGCATCAAACAGAAGCAATTCCTCAAACCAACTTGTAGTAGCAGGAGCACAAGAAGCTCTAGACCAAATGAAATATGAAATTGCACAAGAATTCGGTGTGAATCTTGGTGCAGAAACTACTTCCCGTGCAAACGGTTCTGTAGGTGGAGAAATTACGAAACGCTTAGTTTCTATGGCTCAACAACAACTTTCTGGTCATAACCTATAA
- a CDS encoding LutC/YkgG family protein, with protein MAIVNRDEFLNKLAGKLGRDRKTEGVVRPQWKVTPQYNVFKGLDEEALVDIFAKQCKAIHTEFKQTDRNHIQHVLNETIEAYGGESIVVPNDPRNKAYGLLDYFNDLRPKVEVHVWDYTIGKENEKIAERANIGITFSDITLAETATVTLFHNRDHGRSISLLPKNHIAIIPKSTFVPRMTQASAIIHEKVQKGEMVESCVSFISGPSNSADIEMKLIVGVHGPVHATYILVED; from the coding sequence ATGGCTATCGTGAATCGTGATGAATTTTTAAATAAACTTGCTGGAAAATTAGGTCGTGACCGTAAGACAGAAGGTGTTGTTCGTCCACAATGGAAGGTAACACCACAATATAATGTATTCAAAGGTTTAGATGAGGAAGCGTTAGTTGATATTTTTGCTAAACAATGCAAAGCCATCCATACAGAATTTAAGCAAACAGATCGAAATCACATACAACATGTATTAAATGAAACAATTGAAGCGTATGGTGGTGAATCGATTGTTGTTCCAAACGATCCCCGAAATAAGGCGTACGGATTATTAGACTATTTTAATGACTTACGACCTAAAGTCGAAGTACATGTTTGGGATTATACAATTGGCAAAGAAAATGAAAAGATTGCTGAACGGGCAAACATCGGAATTACATTTAGTGATATTACATTAGCTGAAACTGCAACGGTTACACTATTTCATAATAGGGATCACGGTCGATCGATTAGTTTACTACCAAAAAATCATATTGCTATTATTCCAAAAAGTACGTTCGTTCCACGGATGACCCAAGCTTCTGCCATTATTCATGAAAAAGTTCAAAAAGGTGAAATGGTGGAATCTTGCGTTAGCTTTATTTCTGGGCCAAGTAATAGTGCGGATATAGAAATGAAACTGATTGTCGGTGTGCACGGACCTGTTCATGCGACGTATATTTTAGTAGAAGATTAA
- a CDS encoding ATP-binding protein, with amino-acid sequence MIQNRYNKNKINPSPLHIFNQSLQYLSEAMNILIIRSTTQGIFKYVSPNSAYIFGYESSEMVGQKITSYLHEKDKDRVLQLCQRELHLWENEKILTLRLRRSDGVYIWSEFRIYLLKDMDNNVSEILYIIKEKPLASEESLLQSDKLAVVGQLAAGIAHEIRNPLTSLKGFIQLMKSDPVKNDHYLEIMEHEIDRIDSISNELLIFSSPNHLKFKKHDLQEILLSSLTLMEGQAYQKQINILFNKLDQPVYVYCDGQKLKQVIINLIKNAVESMEEPGNIHVTIRNNGEEAMLSITDEGCGIPEELLDKLGQPFFTTKNGGNGLGLMMCYKIIDEHHGKIKVESKLGLGTTFTIVLPLDE; translated from the coding sequence ATGATACAAAATAGATATAATAAAAATAAAATAAACCCTTCACCTCTTCATATTTTTAACCAATCACTACAATACTTATCTGAAGCAATGAATATCCTCATTATAAGAAGTACGACTCAGGGGATTTTTAAATATGTTTCTCCAAATTCCGCTTACATTTTTGGTTATGAAAGTAGTGAAATGGTTGGACAAAAAATAACGTCCTACCTCCATGAAAAAGATAAAGATCGAGTACTTCAATTATGTCAACGTGAGCTTCATTTGTGGGAAAACGAGAAAATTCTTACTTTACGATTAAGAAGGAGCGATGGAGTCTATATTTGGAGTGAGTTTCGAATTTATTTATTGAAAGACATGGACAATAACGTAAGCGAGATTCTATATATTATAAAAGAAAAACCGTTAGCTAGCGAGGAAAGTTTATTACAAAGTGATAAATTGGCAGTCGTTGGTCAACTTGCAGCTGGTATTGCTCATGAAATACGGAATCCGTTAACATCATTAAAAGGCTTTATTCAATTAATGAAATCTGACCCAGTAAAAAATGATCATTATTTAGAAATTATGGAACACGAAATTGATCGCATTGATAGTATATCAAACGAACTACTCATTTTCTCTAGTCCAAACCACCTGAAATTTAAAAAACATGATTTACAGGAGATTTTATTATCTAGTTTAACCTTAATGGAAGGACAGGCATACCAAAAACAGATTAATATCCTATTCAATAAATTGGATCAACCGGTTTATGTTTATTGTGATGGTCAAAAATTAAAACAAGTAATAATCAATCTAATAAAAAATGCAGTTGAATCAATGGAAGAACCTGGAAACATTCATGTAACAATAAGAAATAACGGTGAGGAAGCAATGCTTTCAATCACTGACGAGGGATGTGGTATTCCTGAAGAACTCCTCGATAAATTAGGTCAACCGTTTTTTACGACGAAGAATGGTGGAAATGGTCTTGGTTTAATGATGTGTTATAAAATTATCGATGAACATCATGGGAAAATAAAAGTTGAAAGTAAGCTTGGACTCGGAACGACTTTTACGATTGTTTTGCCTTTAGATGAGTAA
- the cls gene encoding cardiolipin synthase has product MNLLTILISTIFFLNFLLAVAVVFLERKDPGSTWAWLLVLFFVPLVGFVLYLILGQNLKRKKLFVWEDLKKIGLDDLINNQIKGIEEKKYEMVTDEMKSHQDLIYLFLANNNALLTQDNDIQIFIDGKDKFKALFRDIDNAKSHIHLQYYIFRDDELGKKLINLLVKKAKQGVEVRVLYDEMGSRRIKKRTFNRLKQAGGEVEVFFPSKIPLVNLRMNFRNHRKLVIIDGKTAYVGGFNVGDEYLGLDKKFGYWRDTHLRIQGNAVIATQIRFILDWNQASSRNDIYYDKKYFPDHTHHGHIPVQIVTSGPDSEWEHIKYGYIKMISTAKKSIYIQTPYFIPDASILDALRIAILSGVDVKIMIPNKPDHMFVYWATLSYIGELLKAGANVYIYENGFIHAKMIVVDENAASVGTANIDVRSFMLNFEVNAFIYDTPTAKKLVEIFNNDITKSRRLTYYQYLQRPLKIRFKESISRLLSPIL; this is encoded by the coding sequence ATGAACCTTTTAACGATTCTGATTAGTACCATTTTCTTTTTAAACTTTCTTTTAGCTGTAGCTGTCGTATTTTTAGAGCGGAAAGATCCTGGTTCTACTTGGGCATGGCTCTTAGTATTATTTTTCGTTCCACTTGTCGGATTTGTACTTTATTTAATACTAGGCCAAAATTTAAAACGAAAAAAATTATTTGTATGGGAAGATTTAAAAAAGATTGGGCTTGATGATTTAATTAACAATCAAATTAAAGGCATCGAGGAAAAAAAATATGAGATGGTTACAGATGAAATGAAGAGCCATCAAGATCTTATTTATTTATTCCTTGCTAACAACAACGCACTATTAACTCAAGATAATGATATTCAAATTTTTATTGATGGAAAAGATAAGTTTAAAGCCCTATTCCGCGATATTGATAACGCGAAATCACATATACATTTGCAATATTACATATTCCGTGATGATGAATTAGGTAAGAAATTAATTAATTTGTTAGTAAAAAAAGCGAAACAAGGGGTTGAAGTTCGTGTCCTTTATGATGAAATGGGATCACGCCGTATTAAAAAGCGTACGTTTAACCGATTGAAACAAGCTGGTGGTGAAGTTGAAGTATTTTTCCCCTCAAAAATTCCGTTAGTGAACTTAAGAATGAATTTCCGTAACCATCGAAAACTCGTTATTATTGATGGAAAAACTGCGTACGTTGGTGGTTTTAATGTTGGGGATGAATATTTAGGTCTTGATAAAAAGTTTGGTTATTGGCGCGATACTCATTTGCGAATCCAAGGGAATGCAGTCATCGCGACACAAATTCGATTTATACTCGATTGGAATCAAGCCTCTTCAAGAAATGATATTTATTATGACAAAAAGTATTTTCCAGATCATACCCATCATGGTCACATACCTGTACAAATTGTAACGAGTGGGCCCGATTCCGAATGGGAACATATTAAATATGGCTATATTAAGATGATTTCTACAGCTAAAAAATCTATTTACATTCAAACTCCTTATTTTATTCCTGATGCAAGTATTCTTGATGCTTTACGAATTGCGATTTTATCTGGTGTTGATGTGAAAATTATGATACCGAATAAACCTGATCATATGTTTGTTTACTGGGCAACGTTGTCTTATATCGGGGAGTTATTGAAGGCAGGGGCAAATGTTTATATTTATGAAAATGGTTTTATCCATGCTAAAATGATTGTCGTTGATGAAAATGCCGCTTCAGTTGGAACAGCAAATATTGATGTACGAAGTTTTATGTTAAATTTTGAAGTAAATGCCTTTATTTATGACACACCAACGGCGAAAAAGTTAGTAGAGATTTTCAACAACGATATAACGAAATCTAGAAGATTGACGTATTATCAATATTTACAGAGGCCGCTTAAAATCCGGTTTAAAGAATCGATATCCAGATTATTGTCTCCTATTTTATAA
- a CDS encoding LutB/LldF family L-lactate oxidation iron-sulfur protein, with the protein MSLKLEDIPFKDGVKKGIENEFMRSAVASAQRRFRAGRLSQAEELGNWEDWRKLGEEIRTHTINNLDYYLHQLSEQIEKRGGNVFFAATAEEANQYIKNVIQKKNANKVVKSKSMVTEEIGLNSAIEEAGAEVVESDLGEWILQLEGDHPSHIVTPALHKNKEQIQETFTKKRGYTGSSEPEELAAFAREQLRNDFLQADVGVTGCNFAIAESGTITLVTNEGNADMVWTVPDTLITVMGMERIVPTWEEMEVLVGLLTRSAVGQKLTSYITAYTGCRGDDEIDGPNDYHLVIVDNGRSNALGTEFQAALHCIRCGACMNACPVYRHIGGHAYNSVYPGPIGAVLTPVLDGYEEHKDLPYASTLCGACTEACPVRIPLHEMLIWHRQKLVERGDTPISEKMMMKGFEKWGGSPFMYNMSTKLARPALKPWTKDEVIENGPGPLKGWTAVRNISAPPKQSFRSWFEHRQKDGEA; encoded by the coding sequence ATGAGTTTAAAATTAGAAGATATTCCTTTTAAAGATGGGGTTAAAAAAGGGATTGAAAATGAATTCATGCGGAGTGCTGTTGCTAGTGCTCAAAGACGTTTTCGTGCTGGCCGACTAAGCCAAGCAGAAGAACTTGGTAATTGGGAAGATTGGCGTAAACTAGGGGAAGAGATTCGCACACATACAATTAACAATCTCGATTATTATTTACACCAATTAAGTGAACAAATCGAGAAACGTGGGGGAAATGTCTTCTTTGCAGCAACAGCAGAAGAAGCAAATCAATATATAAAAAATGTTATACAAAAGAAAAACGCTAATAAAGTTGTAAAATCTAAATCAATGGTAACGGAAGAAATCGGGCTCAATTCCGCTATAGAAGAAGCTGGCGCAGAGGTCGTCGAATCGGATCTTGGTGAATGGATTTTACAATTAGAAGGTGACCATCCATCCCATATCGTTACCCCTGCATTACATAAAAATAAAGAACAAATTCAAGAAACTTTTACTAAAAAAAGAGGCTATACTGGATCTAGTGAACCAGAAGAATTAGCAGCATTTGCTCGTGAACAATTACGAAATGACTTTTTACAAGCAGATGTTGGTGTTACGGGTTGTAACTTTGCGATTGCTGAATCGGGTACCATTACTCTAGTTACAAATGAAGGAAATGCCGATATGGTTTGGACAGTTCCGGATACGTTAATTACAGTGATGGGAATGGAACGCATCGTCCCAACTTGGGAGGAAATGGAAGTACTCGTTGGCTTATTAACTCGATCTGCGGTTGGACAAAAATTAACGAGTTACATTACTGCTTATACTGGTTGCCGAGGCGACGATGAAATTGATGGTCCAAACGACTATCATTTAGTCATTGTCGATAACGGCCGGAGCAATGCACTAGGGACTGAATTCCAAGCAGCGCTTCATTGCATTCGTTGTGGTGCTTGTATGAACGCATGTCCGGTCTACCGTCATATTGGTGGGCATGCATATAACTCAGTTTACCCTGGACCAATTGGTGCTGTACTAACACCGGTACTTGATGGTTATGAAGAACATAAAGATTTACCTTATGCATCAACCCTTTGTGGAGCTTGTACGGAAGCTTGCCCAGTCCGAATTCCACTTCACGAAATGCTTATTTGGCACCGGCAAAAATTAGTTGAACGTGGAGATACACCTATTTCTGAAAAAATGATGATGAAAGGTTTTGAAAAATGGGGAGGAAGTCCATTCATGTACAATATGAGTACAAAACTTGCTCGACCAGCATTGAAACCGTGGACAAAGGATGAAGTTATTGAAAATGGACCTGGGCCATTAAAAGGATGGACAGCTGTACGGAATATTTCAGCACCACCGAAACAATCTTTCCGTTCTTGGTTTGAACATCGTCAAAAGGATGGTGAGGCATAA
- a CDS encoding YheC/YheD family endospore coat-associated protein has translation MINSYPLEINEENEKVLYYPKELNFSRIHTVTFGSLSIPCKTRAQKTKKKKITLSRALANAFHIPNIPLKFHLFEKEGTLFIGPIVGIFTAGFTSYPDNPIGNRSYSLSRLFANYEQLGVLPIVFGIQHINWEHGIVSGFIYTNNHWKQIDLPLPNVIYDRLPNRTVENLAQIKKLKRKLQDEYAIPWFNPRFFNKMEVYQKLVKESSIKTYLPKTVQFSDDTLLKEMLDEFGYIYLKPDKGSAGAGIFQIKQTDEGIFVRFRDEDSQNRLIKFTHNTTLYRFLQEKISEPYIIQQGIQLIRFNQQFADFRIHTNKNPEGKWVATVLACKLSGKGSPTTHVMAGGEVKTLDEIFINDEERKDYTKKLVRAVILLSEQLEKKMDGIIAEIGFDIGIDEDGKIWMFEANAKPGRSIFKHPHLLKYEKLINKYVMLFAVELTNAVIQTPEKMFTDLIMQ, from the coding sequence ATGATTAATTCTTATCCACTTGAAATAAATGAAGAGAATGAAAAAGTTTTATACTATCCAAAGGAACTGAATTTCTCTCGTATTCATACAGTTACGTTTGGGTCATTAAGTATTCCTTGTAAAACAAGAGCACAGAAAACTAAAAAAAAGAAAATCACTTTATCTAGAGCTCTTGCCAATGCTTTTCATATTCCAAACATCCCTTTAAAATTTCACTTATTCGAAAAAGAAGGAACACTATTTATCGGACCGATTGTTGGCATTTTTACAGCTGGTTTTACGTCATACCCTGATAATCCAATTGGAAATCGCTCCTATTCTTTATCTAGACTTTTCGCTAATTATGAACAATTAGGTGTGCTTCCTATCGTCTTTGGTATTCAACATATTAATTGGGAACATGGTATTGTTTCCGGATTTATTTATACGAATAATCATTGGAAACAAATCGACCTTCCTCTTCCAAACGTAATTTATGATCGGCTACCAAATCGTACTGTTGAAAACTTAGCTCAAATAAAGAAATTAAAGAGGAAACTCCAAGATGAATATGCAATTCCATGGTTTAATCCAAGGTTTTTTAATAAAATGGAAGTGTATCAAAAACTTGTTAAAGAATCGAGTATAAAAACGTATTTACCGAAAACCGTTCAATTTTCAGATGATACATTATTAAAAGAGATGTTAGACGAGTTTGGCTATATTTATTTAAAACCAGATAAAGGAAGTGCAGGTGCTGGTATTTTTCAAATTAAGCAAACAGATGAAGGGATATTTGTACGTTTCCGGGATGAAGATAGTCAGAACCGTTTAATTAAATTCACACATAACACTACTTTATATCGTTTTTTACAAGAGAAAATAAGTGAACCTTATATTATCCAACAAGGCATTCAACTCATTCGTTTTAATCAACAATTTGCAGACTTTCGTATTCATACAAATAAGAATCCAGAAGGGAAATGGGTTGCAACAGTCCTTGCCTGCAAATTATCTGGCAAAGGGAGCCCTACTACACATGTAATGGCCGGTGGAGAAGTAAAAACTTTAGATGAGATTTTTATTAATGATGAGGAACGAAAAGATTATACGAAAAAATTAGTTCGCGCAGTCATTTTATTAAGTGAACAGTTAGAGAAAAAAATGGATGGAATCATCGCGGAAATTGGCTTTGACATTGGTATTGACGAAGATGGGAAAATTTGGATGTTTGAAGCAAATGCGAAACCTGGCCGTTCTATTTTTAAACATCCACATTTACTTAAATACGAAAAGCTCATTAATAAGTATGTCATGCTTTTTGCTGTAGAATTAACAAATGCAGTTATCCAAACACCGGAGAAAATGTTTACTGATCTAATTATGCAGTGA
- a CDS encoding tetracycline resistance MFS efflux pump → MENKKALPILFLVMFLVMVGFGIIIPVLPFYAENLGASPTELGLLMAVYSLMQLLFSPVWGQVSDRFGRKPVMLIGIFGLSLSFFLMAVASSLWMLFAARIIGGLLSSANMPTTMAYVADITTLENRSKGMGLIGAAVGLGFIFGPAVGGIFSDIRLNLPFYLAGITSVVTFFLVLIVLKESLPKEARDKSRSKEESSRWSAFRGSNTLLFILQFFVSLSLAGLEATFAYFAADRANLGTREIGYIFMIMGLAGAIVQGGLIGPLAKKYGEGKIIQTGIVVSALGFGFILLTNNFITAAIYLTIFGLGNGVIRPTVSALLTKTSTAGHGSVTGLLSSFDSLGRIIGPPLGGTLFALGAGFPYVSGMILSVIALLFYQIYRFRVKAAEETK, encoded by the coding sequence ATGGAGAATAAGAAGGCTTTACCCATATTATTTCTTGTCATGTTTTTAGTAATGGTAGGATTTGGGATTATTATTCCGGTTTTACCTTTTTATGCGGAAAATTTAGGTGCAAGTCCAACAGAACTTGGTCTGTTAATGGCAGTTTATTCGTTAATGCAACTGTTGTTTTCACCCGTTTGGGGTCAAGTTTCCGATCGATTTGGTCGAAAACCAGTTATGCTCATCGGTATTTTTGGCCTCAGTCTTTCATTCTTCTTAATGGCTGTAGCAAGTTCGCTATGGATGTTATTTGCCGCAAGAATTATTGGTGGACTATTATCATCTGCCAATATGCCCACCACGATGGCATATGTTGCCGATATTACAACCCTAGAGAATCGTAGTAAAGGAATGGGGTTAATTGGGGCTGCAGTTGGTTTAGGTTTTATCTTTGGTCCGGCTGTTGGTGGGATCTTTTCAGATATTCGCTTAAATCTTCCTTTTTATTTAGCAGGGATTACATCGGTTGTAACATTTTTCCTTGTGCTCATCGTTTTAAAAGAATCTTTACCGAAAGAAGCACGTGATAAATCTAGAAGTAAGGAAGAATCTAGTAGATGGTCGGCTTTTCGTGGATCCAATACTCTTTTATTTATCCTACAATTTTTCGTTTCGTTATCACTAGCTGGACTTGAAGCAACATTCGCTTATTTTGCGGCAGATAGAGCCAATTTAGGTACGAGAGAAATTGGCTATATATTTATGATTATGGGATTAGCTGGGGCTATTGTTCAAGGTGGACTAATCGGACCATTAGCGAAAAAGTACGGTGAAGGAAAAATAATTCAGACAGGTATCGTTGTTTCCGCACTAGGTTTCGGATTCATATTATTAACAAATAACTTTATAACGGCTGCCATTTATTTAACTATTTTCGGACTTGGGAATGGGGTAATTAGACCGACTGTATCTGCACTACTGACGAAAACATCAACTGCTGGTCATGGAAGTGTCACCGGTTTACTTTCTTCTTTTGACTCGCTTGGACGAATTATTGGACCTCCACTCGGTGGTACGCTTTTTGCCCTAGGTGCTGGTTTTCCATATGTTTCAGGTATGATTTTGTCCGTGATTGCCTTGTTATTTTATCAAATCTATCGTTTCCGAGTTAAAGCTGCAGAGGAAACAAAATAA
- a CDS encoding twin-arginine translocase TatA/TatE family subunit has translation MNLSFGEIVIILIVAVLIFGPSKLPKLGRAAGETLLEFKKGMKQVMEDEDQVKKKTDG, from the coding sequence ATGAACTTAAGTTTTGGGGAAATTGTAATTATTTTAATTGTTGCCGTACTTATTTTTGGACCTTCAAAGTTACCAAAGTTAGGAAGAGCAGCTGGTGAAACATTACTTGAATTTAAAAAGGGTATGAAACAAGTAATGGAAGACGAGGATCAAGTTAAAAAGAAAACAGATGGATAA